In the genome of Silurus meridionalis isolate SWU-2019-XX chromosome 17, ASM1480568v1, whole genome shotgun sequence, the window TGAATTTGGTTTTAATTTACTTGAATTATAAGGTAAAATTTTACCGGTTAAATATTATCAAAGTGTTTTGCCAAAATACCTTTTTAATACCCAGCTGCATATCTTTAACATTAAAGCCTCTTGCTGTAGCGCTTATTAGTTCACAAGGTTTAAACTGCAAGACCTCCAAATGTCTGGATATTCATGCACTTATAGTGGAATGCAGCCTGCAGTTAAAGCAAATGTACGATGTAAAGATGGCAAATGCCAATGAAGAGCACTTGTGTAAAATCATAGCTGGtcaaaacaaaccaacaaaaaattAAACCTACAGGACTTCCAACATCCCAAAAGGAAGAAAGTACAAATGTcctacatataaacacacagacaaggggaaacctgtctgtctgttatcaCCCAGGAAAAACATCTGGAATGGAAGTGTACAAATGTGTGTCTGGGTCCATGGGCCCTCTGTGAATCCTACCACTCAACACCATTACAAAGAAAACGATTTCAttctaatcagatttcaaatgcTGGTGTTCAATGAAAGGAGACAATTTCACTCCTACTGTATAATCTAGATTTTTGTGCGTGTTTAGCGGTGGCTGTTTCTTTCCCTACATCGATTTTTGTAACAGCGATAATATCttccaataaataaaaaaaattgtagttTGAACGGAACCATAGGCGCCCGCCTTTTTGTTGTTCAAGATTTTACACTATCAAAGTGTGATGaagacacaaaaaacaaaaaaaaaaataaacgctGTGACGGACGACTGACGGCTCCTCTGTGATTAGTGCTGATTTAGTCGGGAAGCTTGTCCCGAACTATTCATGTCCGTCTCGTCCTTTCCCCTCCCAAGCTGCTCTCATCGTCCCGGGACAGAAAGTACTTGAAGGACTCGTAGACGGACCAGGCGATGGCCGTTGAAGGCATCTGGTATATGACTCGTGCTTGAACTCCCTTAAAGAAGGCGGGGAAGCCTCCCAGCCTGTAGACCGTCCTAATAGTATTGGCCATGCCTGAAAGTTGTCCGCTCACGCGGGCCGAATTTAACGCCACGTCCTCTTGCGTGTTAAGGAGCGTCTTGCAGACGTCGAGCGGTGTGGTGAGGGCGGCAGACACGGCGCCTGCTGCGGCGCCCGATATTACGTGTGTTCCCGGGCGGTACTGCCGCTGTGGGTTGAGCCGTTCTTGCATCAGCTCGTACGTGATGAAGTGCAAAGcctggaacgggatgttcatgGTCAGCTGCGTGCTGTAGCTCCGGTAGAAGGCGGCCATGCCCTCGTTGCGGCTTATTTTCAGCACGCAGTCGACGAGGCCTCGGTACGGCGAGTTATACATTTGCATGCGCTGCTTCaccactaaaaaaaaagaaatcaggccAATTCTCACCTCAGATACTGTTACCAAGCTACCGGTATTATACCGTATTAGTATCAGATGCCTGACAGAATGAACAGGGAGACCACAGAATATGATCATTACGCTAACCAAAATGAACAATGCTACTTTACCTTCAGCAGGGTTCATGACCGCATCGTGGAGCACAGTAGCGACACTTCCTGCCACTCCTGTGAGGAAAAGAGGAGCAACATTACTTACTTCTCTACACATGACCTGTACAGTAAGGAACGCCGATGCCTTCTGGTCATACGCACCGTTGGCGATGTGGCTGTTTCCGCCGTTCTGAATGATGTCGCTGAGGCTGCGCTTGATTCGCTCGTAGCATGCGAAGTAAAGCGCGTGGGCCGGCCCCGCCCCCAGCACCGTTATGTTGAGGCCTCGGAGAGGCCGCATGAGGCCCTCGGTCATCACGATCTGTTTCAGAGCTCCGTATACACTCCGGTACTGAGCCTTCGGGTCCGGCTGCAAACTCTGCATGCGTGTCTAATAGGGGACAACAagacacaaaagaaaagaagctttttttatggaaaaatttACTAAAGTATGGACTGTGGTATgtcgttttatatatatatatatatatatttttggcatCCCGAAATCGTTCTTTTCCAGTAAAACAGTGACATAAAAGTGGTCTGTATAATCAGAAGCATCTATGTTTTTACAATGGTGCCATTTTCCAGAGTGCAAGATTACCTTGTACGGCACACTCTGgtaaaaataaccaaacaaacaaacaaaaacaaacaaccaaaccaATAAAATCACCAAAGAATTGAATTGGTGCATCTTTTTAGAATATAACCTCACACACAAGTTAGGTATTTAATCACTGAGTGATAAAAACGTTCGCGTTAaaagatttttgtttaattatccATTAcctaaataacctgcctgagcCTGTTTTACACTCATCCACTGTGCTTCAGGTTTCTGCGCTAACGAGTAGATGGTGCATGAGCTGAGATTAAGAAACAAGTTTGTTATAGGATTATTGTGTATATTCAGGCATGGCTGTCATAAACAGCAGTTTAAAACACACGTATCACGGCAGGCAGCGGCGGCGGGTTTAAGAATAATCCTCTGTGTTCTTTGGGCAATTCCGTCGAATACGGTAAACATCGCAGGAAAGCGTGACGGCGTGTAGAACTCTTCGCTGCTATAATTACAGAGTAAATATTGTAAGGTGGATTACGACTCCTTTGCAGCAAGATTAGTGTCCACGTGTCCCATTTTTTACGTtcggaaaaaaatttaaactttgTTTCCTGACTGTTGAACATGGAATAGaggtttaggtgtgtgtgtgtgtgtgttgtggtgttttgtAACAGAGTCACCTGCTGGTCTGAACGCCAGTATTTTATGACTCTGCGGCCCTGACACTGCGTTGGGAAATGTTAACCACAACATCTTCAGTTTAGCACCATGCCTTGTGAACTCTGACTGGTTTGTcttgtatgtgtattttttcttgGCTAATACCGAGTTCTGAGGTACTGCTACGCCCTGATTGAGTTTTTGAGCCACTCGTAATTCATTAGCATGCACATGGGACAGACAATCCCATCAAAATCATGGATATGTGGAAACACAGAGGGGGAAGATAATAAAATCTAGATGCGGGCATCATATCTCAaactttttttgccatttattcTGTCATATCCAGCAATTACAACACCTACCAGGAAATGACTTGTTATAAAAGTTCTAAAAAACATGACTAGACACGTGCGACGTGTGTAAAACCCATCAGAAGTGCCTACAGTTGAACTCTAAGAAGCGAAAACgcataaatctgtttttttgttttttatttgtacaaaaattCCTATCAATAATACACTGTTAGACACCATAGCGTATCTAATTCATGTTAATTTAgcatcaagtgctattttatcTATGACATCATAATTATATTTGAGCAAATCACTTTAAAATGATCTCGCCTTGTTTGCTAAAGACGTTTGAATCCCAGACATTGAAAAGCATGACTGTTATAACGACAGGATTGGGTTTCTTGGAGTGTTACGCGTCTACTCAATTCATCTTTCACATTATAATAAAGACGAGCATTTACAAGCTTTGTATATACGACACCGGACAAAGTTTTACAACTGTTGAAATGACCTAATAAAGTTGCACAGCAAGTTGAAATCTGATTAAAGACGCAAATCAGCAATTATTTTTCCTCTGAAACAAGCGTAAACAGAGCTCGAATGCAAATTTGACTCATTTTAAGGTGTTTGGAAGTGATTTTTACCTCAGGTGATGAGCCTCAGGGATGTTGGTGACGCTCATTATTAAGGATCAAACTCaattctcatttaaaatgtagaataattttaaacatgCCAGTTTCCTCATAGATAGATCGGGTTATCACTGTATAGACTGCTCCATTTGTACGTGTGATTGAAATcaatatgggaaaaaaaactatatttcaGTAAAGGAAATTGTGCAGGTTTCAGatagatcataaaaaaaaagtttgattttgCCTtgaagatttaataaaaaaaaatacagaaaaaaaaaaaagtcaatctATAAGCCAAGAAATGGGGGAATCTGAGATTATTTACaggatgagcacaaatctctacgaGGTCACCCCAAAATCTaatggagcatcttcccagaagagtggaggtcgttataacagcaaacagggactaaatgtttAATGAGATGTTTACCAAACACATACTAATCGTATGCTtaggtccacaaacttttgtccatatagtatatacgttcctgtttgtgtgtgtgtgtgtgtgtgtgtgtgtttgtgggtcaTACGCCAATGGTCCAGTGAGATAACAGCACACGCCCTGACACTCCTCCAGACTCTCCCACGTGCTGATTAGCATGCACTGCAGCACAAGGTTAACAGCTAATTTCggaaaactatttttaaaagtGCTCACCAACAGCCTGGAGAAGCAATTCAGACCGAATCAAGTTCAATTCTATAAAATTGGAAAGCTGATGAAATAGCGTAAACTCTATGGACATCAATCACAGCCGCGGTagtaaatatacatacaaagcAGTGCAGCTGTCTACATCTAGACAAGAATAACTGCTACAATGGCATCGAGCTTAAAAAAGTGTTACTGAGTGTGCCACGTGCGGCTTTTTCACGTCTGACACTATTGCTCAATAGTTCACTTTGTACAAAGGTTGTACATTGAAAGCTTAAGGCCgtcacacttttatacacacacaataggaTTAGCCAATTCCTGACTTTTTCCTCCACGTCAGAAATTCCAGTTGTGTCGCTCCGCCGGACTTTCACTACAAGTGGAAGTG includes:
- the slc25a37 gene encoding mitoferrin-1 is translated as MELRAEPVVASLEMSELQGGGEGEGDGAGSEDDSYETLPVHVSFSTHMTAGAVAGVLEHTVMYPVDSVKTRMQSLQPDPKAQYRSVYGALKQIVMTEGLMRPLRGLNITVLGAGPAHALYFACYERIKRSLSDIIQNGGNSHIANGVAGSVATVLHDAVMNPAEVVKQRMQMYNSPYRGLVDCVLKISRNEGMAAFYRSYSTQLTMNIPFQALHFITYELMQERLNPQRQYRPGTHVISGAAAGAVSAALTTPLDVCKTLLNTQEDVALNSARVSGQLSGMANTIRTVYRLGGFPAFFKGVQARVIYQMPSTAIAWSVYESFKYFLSRDDESSLGGERTRRT